The DNA segment ATGTTAGTGACCCAAACCGCGAACAAGATATCATAGATCGCCTTGCGGATAAACTTGAAGGCAAATTGGATAAAGATGACATTTCTGCAATTTTTGGTCCCGTTTACCACATTTCAAAAAAATTGCAGAAAAAGTAAATTAAGGTTGGTTCTAGGTCTATCCTGTCCTTAATATTCCCACTCATGATTGACATGAACACAAATAATTATTACAGCTGGTACTGGTTTTTTAACCACAAAGGGGTTTCATAGTCCCAGGATTACCTGTACATGCTGACTATGCTTAAACCCCGATAATTTCGGGGTTTTTTTTTGCTAAAAATGGATAAAACACAACTTACATACGATGAATTTCAAGATTTGGTTTCCCAGGGATGCGGAACCATTCCCGTGTATAAACGAATCTTGGCGGATTTGCTGACGCCGGTTGCGGCGTGGGTACATCTATCCAAAAAAGCGGATTATGCATTTTTGCTGGAATCAGTGGAAAAAGGAGACCAATATGCGAGATATTCTTATGTGGGTGTCAATCCGCAAAAAATATTCATACATAAAGATGGCAATACAAGCATCACTGAAAATGGAACAACAACCCACCTGGATACGCCCTTTCTCGATTTGCTCCGAGAAACCCAATCCCAATATAATATGATGAAGCTTCCGGGGATTCCTTCTTTCACGGGTGGATTGGTAGGCTACCTTGGTTATGAAACCATCGCTTGGGTAGAAGATATTCCAACTCATGCCAATTCTTCCTTGGATGTGCCCGATGCAGTTTTTATGCTTTTTGAAGATATGATTGCCTTTGACCATTTGAAAGGATCTGCGCTGGTGATTTCCAATGTTAATCTCGATTCAAATCGCAATTTAAAAGAACAATTTGATGATGCCCATTTACGGGTGGATGCCATTGGGGAATCGCTCCATTCCAACGTGGATTACCAAACACCGATTCGTGTAGAAAAAAGTAAAGTATCATCCAATTTTAATCAAGATACATTTGAATCTGCTGTGTTAAAAGCCAAAGAGCATATTGTGGATGGTGACATTTTTCAGCTCGTTTTGAGTCAGCGGTTTGAACGACAAACATCTGTAGAACCAACCACACTTTATCGAGCACTACGGACGATCAATCCATCTCCCTACATGTTTCATTTAAAGATAAAAGATTTTGATATTATTGGCGCATCCCCTGAACTATTGGTGAAAGTTGAAGATGGCACGGTAGAAATTCGGCCTATCGCCGGCACACGTCAACGCGGTGAAACAGACGCGGAAGATAAAGCCTTGGCAGATGATCTCATTAATGATGAAAAAGAATGTGCCGAACATTTGATGCTTCTAGACTTAGGCCGGAATGATGTGGGGCGCGTTTCCGAATATGGCTCCGTTACGATTCCTGAAAATATGGTAATTGAAAATTATTCCCATGTGATGCATATTGTTTCTGATGTGAAAGGAAAATTGGCAAAAGATAAAGATCCCTTCGATGCGCTTATGAGCGGCTTCCCTGCTGGGACAGTCACGGGGGCCCCAAAGATTCGTTCCATGGAAATTATTCATGAATTAGAACCGGATCGCAGAGACATTTATTCCGGTGCCGTTGGATTTTTTGATTTCACGGGGAATGTGAATACGTGCATAACCATTCGAACTATGATTATGAAAAATGATACAGTTCATTTTCAATCGGGAGCCGGAATTGTGCATGATTCAGATCCCACCAAAGAATTTGAAGAAACGGTGAATAAGGCAAAGGCTATAATGGCGGCCATTGATTTTGCAGAAAATGGGTTGGTTGAAGTTCAA comes from the Candidatus Neomarinimicrobiota bacterium genome and includes:
- the trpE gene encoding anthranilate synthase component I, with protein sequence MDKTQLTYDEFQDLVSQGCGTIPVYKRILADLLTPVAAWVHLSKKADYAFLLESVEKGDQYARYSYVGVNPQKIFIHKDGNTSITENGTTTHLDTPFLDLLRETQSQYNMMKLPGIPSFTGGLVGYLGYETIAWVEDIPTHANSSLDVPDAVFMLFEDMIAFDHLKGSALVISNVNLDSNRNLKEQFDDAHLRVDAIGESLHSNVDYQTPIRVEKSKVSSNFNQDTFESAVLKAKEHIVDGDIFQLVLSQRFERQTSVEPTTLYRALRTINPSPYMFHLKIKDFDIIGASPELLVKVEDGTVEIRPIAGTRQRGETDAEDKALADDLINDEKECAEHLMLLDLGRNDVGRVSEYGSVTIPENMVIENYSHVMHIVSDVKGKLAKDKDPFDALMSGFPAGTVTGAPKIRSMEIIHELEPDRRDIYSGAVGFFDFTGNVNTCITIRTMIMKNDTVHFQSGAGIVHDSDPTKEFEETVNKAKAIMAAIDFAENGLVEVQPFEGLKPSQGFPRMVK